The following DNA comes from Metopolophium dirhodum isolate CAU chromosome 8, ASM1992520v1, whole genome shotgun sequence.
CTGACCTTATGCGCTTAGCTGGTTGACATTAATTCAACAAAAATGGCTGTAGAATGGCCATGTGTACAGGGACACAGGGTCCGTAAATAGCTGCTGAAAAATTGATTAGTTTCCGGTTAATTTCACGGTGACTCGCAAAATCATGAGACCGTAATGTAGAAGCGTCGTTTTAAATCGGATATACGCGTGTTATGTACAggttaaatatacctattacctattacctaaaAATGGccggtttaaatttaaaattttttactcAAGTTTCtactatagaaaaataaaagatGAAATGTTTCCGTGTTTTTTTGGTTAAGTGCATGTTTGAATAAGGCTGGGTTAATAACGATTTTTCATGCTCTGGTGTATTTTGGGCATTTggtcaaaatgtaatatatccTCATTTTATcggcataattttattaataattgtattttatattagtaagaaatattttaaaatattaaatgtagaataaaaattattattacacgatataatataatattaaaatattattaaataccataTTGTTTGTAATTAGAATTCTAAACTCTCacgcataatttatattttaatcattaattcACCACCggagaaaatacaaaaaaaaccgaCAAATGTAACGACCCAATAAAACAGACCAAAATTATATCGTAAGTTATGGAGCGGTAAAACCTTGACAATAACGCACAGAACATCTATATGCGAACGTAGAATCTTTTATAAAGCACaacattgtatacatattataatgcatacgATATGGCAATATCggatatatagtaatattaaattatttttcaccaaccctctattaatattaatagatttataacaataaataataacaatagttatagtagacgtctgcacataatataatacaataggcACGGTCAATTTATTGTCAAAGTTAATTTCTAAGTTCAATAGAGCATTGTTCTCAGTAACTGAAAAGagctttatataataatacggagAGAGACTTGTTCGAGTTAAAGTatagaacatttatatttcttctAATGCCCACATACATTGGTTCGTATAggatgattttttaagcatgctcagTGCTCACCCAATCgtctatttgtataattaaagtATGCATACattcaaattctgaattttgtaataaattactaattatgaaACACGgttgaagaccatattttcgaatagttgagattattttgtagtttttaccACTTAACAATGATCCTGTGACAATACATACTTCTATTTCTCAAATAGGATCCCCCttttcacttttaatttttcaccattttttttttttttttttgagaattttgacgtatctaaatcaaaattcgaacgaatatagtttttgatttatgtaactttgtgtactaagtataatatgtctatgataGTGGGTTAAGTAGAAACAGAGGTTatgtgattttaaaatgtaaataattactattgatcgatcaatataaataatttttttaaattattcaagtataatattactacatcttatacctaatggctaatacatatagtttttattttaataaaacaattattaaggattattatcctttgaataaaacattttaataacttagaCTGATGATCAATAAAGCTTAAAAAGTCTTCAAGTAAACCTAAAAATGCTAGTAAATTCTAATAGGTGcactattaaaagaaaaaatgtgaGCGAGCAGCTTAAAAAACCaccttgtatattattgtacgtgTAAAGactaaatacaaatgtataaattatataaattacctcgtattatacattatagccttatacagtatattattttagaggtAAACACTAATTTTCTTGAAAAGTAAAAACGGTTTATATccgatataatatgtcaatataatatgaaattttcaaatataaaaaagaagaaaaatttttaaaaacattaagtatttttcctacatttattattgttgataattttttttaatttttaatttttttgaaagacCACACGCGAATTTGGTTTCATATCCCGATGCAGAGAATATTTTCatgaatatttcaataaataatattcgattttcAAACGGGTATGTAGTTAATTagatatatttaagttataactcataccTAGGTACTAGTTAGTAGTTAGTAACTTAATATGTcacttatattacattaaatagcTATGACGTAGAATTATACATCTAATGATGATTAAATGTCACACGCTATACCttatagtattacattttatttaatgcacaccgtagtaattattaatgttatattaatgtcAGTAATTTTGCCGTTAATGATCGTTATGATTTATGAGACCCAAGTTCCAGCAATGGTTCCTGCTACTCTAATGTTATACACCTTTTATACATATCGAGTATGTGTTACCACTAACCAAGTACCATTAGACAAATCGGGTTTTTAGTAATATAGCACgcacaaatataatttacaacgtatttcaaatattttttttttaataatttgtgttttttttgacAATAAGACTTAGGTAAGtgagtaaataagtaaataagtaaagACATAAGTAAGTACTCAAGTATTTCTGGCTTAAATATATcatgtatgatgtataatatgtggcatcagtattattatttagaatctacTTACTTCATTAGGTTTACACGAcgaaaatatacacaatatcttattattattattattattattattattattatatattaattatactgtaatattgcCGTATTGGTCACCTAAATAAATAAGACATTTTTGCAAAcacttttaattcaaaatattggtcaatattatactatattataagtattcatATTAATGAGTTCTAAAAAAAGTTTAACcaacaagtaaaatatttttttatcgatattttaagtaatattataacaggtaTCTCTCTACTACTCTACTCTGGtacctgtatagtgtatatagccATTATATAACACAAACAAATCAAAGCTGAAAGAGAAATACATTAGACAACATAACGTTATActtcgatatattttattatgttaagtaaAACGATGATAAATTATGCATTGTCAAGAACGACTAGGCAATAATAAAATGCGTAATGTACACAGatagtgtattatttaatttttgaaaaaaaactatatcttttgttttaaactgttttttttagattctgagcggagcgatgaatgtattggtcttacaatgatgtgttttttttattttatatttttgtgtctatgtacacgattagtagtcTCATAGTAGTtgaacacaatatttatatctttaaGGTATGAGATGAGATACCAGGAAAACCAATCACGACCGGGGTGTAGTCGAATTGCCTTTGCAAGAAGCCGTGCTTCatgttgtacctaatattatagttttatttcgtTTGAAGAGACGAATTATTAAGCTAGTGCCTAGTGCAAATACGTTTCAACACGAGTTACTAGTGATCAATGATCATATGGTTAGGACGGAAACAGTGAAGTTTAGTTTTATGGCCCAAGTCCACAAAGATCGATtgctaatgtaatattatattataatgtaggtattttcaaaatatttcaaaaaatgttgctATCACTCGTTATccgaaaataacaattttactgGGCTATCTCCCGACCTTCATCAATcgaataacaatattgatatattaatacttattgaaTAGtgaattatagttataattgtataatgttgGAAAATTGTTTCTTAAAAATCATGACAATTACAATATCTAATGCGGGTTTTTCTACTTTAAACTTTGTGTAGTTGCATCATTGagctaataaattgttataaacttttattctaacataattttctttttaatattataactatactaatactttataacttttaagttattaGTAATTTAGATAGTCACAAGCACTAGCCACTAggtttataatgatatattatataaattcgattaggtgataatataataattagaacaATCAATGTAAGGCTTTactaaatttaaactaaatataaacaacattaATTCAACATTTGCTTATACATAATTTACCAAAATTGAAACAACTGTGTAGCAATTACCCATTatctgtaataaaaataaaataaagattaataattattttccacAAACCCATAggtatatctttttttattgtaatatttatgaaatatataaataattttaccaattttatcattatttatatcattattttaatatattatataattttttcaaaaccataaaaatatgcagattgtatttattttacaccatTAAAATTACCGGCTTGACAATTTTATCCAAGATTTCTAATGAGGTTTTCTTATAggaattcaaaaacattaaaccaGATGGAGGATGTCAGACCACCTCCACAGCGCCGTCTCAAACGAGGTCGCCCACATGGCCTATTTCCTCAAGACACTATCTAATTTAAGTCTCTAACTACTGTTATCATCTAacgtaaaattgtaatttatttatcgcACTTAATAcgccaaaatgtattttatctttCATCTCTAGGTATAGATAGCGAAAGCTAGGAGTaccttattgtaataataataatgagttatcaaccaactttctagctatcatagtttaggagaaaagttaaaaaatagatattttgggattgttcacgccgacgtttttatgaattcaagtggttataccacttgagtgtgatatcaaatccctctcattaatattttatattatagctagcTAAATTCCCACCTActtatcattactgagttacatatttattattttcctatttaacacaaattcttgaagttttcaaaattcagactttttttatttcaattaccatacttacttgattaaaaatcaagaaagtaaaatatataaaaatatataccactaatttaatttttaacataaatatttttttggtatggacacacatttttaatatctaatctAAAAGGACAAATTTAATACGGTTAATTTGTATTCATGGttacttgtaagttataatcgaaaaaatattttatgcttcATAGATTTCCCGCAAGGAGGAAAAACATAGAGTAGTTTTTGGCTGTGTGGGGGGAGgggtaaataacattaaattgtccaagtatttatactatattttatttcatttaaaataaacgtaaaattatttataactttaaataactaGTTAGGAATGAAGATTGTAGAATATGACTTATTCCAAAAAGTatgcatttcaaaatattagacCAAGAACAgagcttttataatatataagttaaatagttattatagaaatacttactttataaaacatttcaaggttaacaatttttgttctagtaaattttaactttttttggttcgcattattcattttcattgttaataatatcaattttttacaCTTCAAATCCATTTCGGTCCAATTACTGCTGTACAATGCGAATATTATTGAAtctttctttaaaaaaaaaaagaatggtcATTAAGAAATGTTGAACATAGTAGCATAAAAATCATTGAATCCGATATTTTGtctacattcaattttttttaaacgggaAAAATTAACAGAGCTTTATACCCTACACCGTCTGGTGTCtacatagtaggtacatacatttatgtatgtaaaattaaaatgtttattatattttatattgattaagtaatattatactgacaAGTGCTATATAAGTGTAACTATTAAAACAACATTCAcatgtttttgatatttaatataaattgtactaaTCTATgcaaatcttaatatttttaatttcaatcaaacaatttattgtattttatattataacaatttataagatGTACGTCAATGcctaattaacatattataaataatacaaaaaaaataatgaatatcaaATTACTTGATTGTGTAAGTGGCCAAATAAATAACACACTATgtatatttcaaacaatattgcaataattgggcaaatcattttttttaattcaacatcCATATCCTTAAATTTATCATCGCTGGAGAAActctgaaataattttattacagatAAATTATCACTTTAAACTTAGTTCACAAATACTATATGCATACATTATACGTGAACTACAAtgaatttaagttatattttgtgtaagaATATACATTggataatttgaaaagattaatcataatttgcataatcaatatatttgattaactTAAAATTCaggaaaatgtctgtaaaaactgtttttttttacttaggaaaaaatggaaaaattggataatattaaaataaaatgttttcgaaaaaactCAAGCTTTCGGAAAGATAAAAACAACAGAATTTTATGGAAAATTGCATTTacgcttaaaagttaaaataatctaagtataggtataaaaaaaaatagttaaagaAAATAGATAAAGAAATCTTGTCAATGCgtatatcattgtattaaactattataactattaatactaTCAACTAGTAAGTATTAGATAGTTTTAATATCTTAGATTCTGTGTGGAGAGGTAAcactttacaaaatatttttactttttttgagctgttaacaaacattttcaattttcaatttttttatgtttttttttataaatgtgatTAAATTGTTAagtgaaaaagcttgaaaatttagtacAAAGCTCTTGATATAATGTCACAACAacagttggaaaatattaaaaatgcataggatcgtttttttttataagcatttaaagttaaagtttgtacaaaatttatcaaatttaaaatttaaaaattatttagtagttaacagtttataaaatgttcaacttttatagttaatattaaatattcaaaacaagGCTGCACATAAGTAGTTCttattgtaatcaaaaaatctaaataaatatacaaacacagtttgtttttttagttattttaagttcaaatttagacaaaatgacatattaaataaacaaaaatgacgcaaattcagttattttgtttgtattataaaaatattatttgtgggtacttGGAACttctcaagtatattattatattcaaatattgaaataaaaaataaaaaataatattaagtcaacTTACAGGATACCGtattagtaataacaatatgaattcttattataataatctcattcatttaaataattgtttaatatttaaccatattaacttaaaataacattattattatgatcaaatttatgtttttacgtatttttttttaccattatgaAAAGAAACCAAAGCGCGATGACCGAAAATGACGATATGAAAATTTGTAACAACATTACTCGTCGAAACAgagctaaaaaatgttcatatttcctgaaaaaaaaaaaataattgagccATTTTAAATGAACTTCATACATTCGTAATTCAAAGGTTAAAATATGGAAGCACCACTCTACCCAAAATATATGTAGTAAACTCTTACAtatcaaaaaaagtttatatccaatatattatagtatatagtattatagtgtatagaaaaataaattatttaaataattattatccaaaTTAAACTTTGCGTGGATTCCAAGATCAACCTCCGCATCCAAATTCTGTTTTCAATTTGGCACTTGAATGAATTCATGTgattatgtttacaatttttacggtatatttttcatttaaaattaaataatatttaactaggCATAGTTAAATAGTACAATTTAATTAACTCTTACTCCATTACTGCTTGATGATCCATTATGATTGTTTTTAGTTCAACATATACTAAATCGAGTTTATTtcgtttcttatttttttcatctgtgtaatctatatgtaaaaaaaaaaacaattgtgatAATTTACCTATTGCTTAGTAGTTATCAACAAGTGCGAGAAAATTTTGGAATTTGTTTCGTCttacaatagtttttttttttaattttactcattTAGTCTTTATAAACACTCTGTATCTTAGAAGTCGTACTCACCAATCGAGGAATGAGAGTCACAAAGTGATTTATGTCCGACCGATTTGAACGCAGAGCAAATCATTTGCATCTGACAGCATAAAGCAATGCACAGTGTAATTAGAACAATATCGAATATGATGAATGATATTATCATCATGGCGAGGTACAACGCCTCGACAATGTAAAACGTATTATAGTTTGCGTTGTACGTTTCGTCAGAtacgaataaatataaattcatgaCATTCTGGCGGTAAAAGCCAACCGATCCGTCGTGATTTTTGATCGGTAATATATTGTTGCGGAATGCCAGGGTACTGCCCAAGTAAATGGCCGAAAAACCTGAATATAGGATGGCACACATGGTGGTTAACCACACCGAACGTCCTCGCCAACGATCCAGTATATGTCTGTTCCGGAGGCTGAAAGATGTAAAATCATACCGCGTGATCGACAAACAGTCCCATATGTCGTTCGAGTGGTGGACGACAATCCACATCTTGTAGACCAAGTACACCAATATTTCCGCTTTCCAAAAACAGTCTACGCTGATAGACATATTGTCCGTCCAATAGTACAGACCACTGACGTTCAACAGCACCGAATTGAGACACATGAACAGCAAAATGCATGCAGCGCTAATGTGATAGACGTTACGACCCCGATATTTTAAGGATCCGGGATCCAACATTTGGTATAGACCTATAAATTTGGTCAACTTAATATTGAAAACGTGATTCATCTCGTTCCGAATGTCCATAACTATGTTATCAATGAACTGTTGGAAAACAGCTAGtgtatacaaattgtaaaaaatatttgaatatgggTGCAAGAATCAACCTATCGCTGTGGATTTGAGCTGTCGACTGTTGTATGACAAGGTATTTTTGATTActgtttatgttaaaataatatgtagtatgacaacacattattttttacgGATAGCGTCTCAGCTtactaattaatacaatttttttttaccatgagCAATATGACGTGCCATTGGGTATTTGTTTGTAGGTTACGGTTAGGGGCGTATGTATAGGCTGGGTGGTTACGCTTCCGGGATCCTGCGTGCGACGCTTGACGATACTTGACCATAGCACACATTAGTGTCTGTGACCAACCACCACCAGGCATCCTaactttcaatattatttatgcataatGTATGCATTATCGTCAatcaataaatacctaccttgTATTTTGTAGTCTTGTACCTCTCGGTCTACAATAatgtgtaatttgtattttacaagaCCATCCCATAATATGCGACcgtaacttttataattattatgcattttaatttgtgttaccgttaataaataataattatagactaAAACTACCtactcttaatttaaaattcaaatattgacaacatttatcaaattaaaaatatacaaattatttcgtagtttaatttataaaatgttcaattgcCAGCTtaggattaaaaattaaaaacaaggttctacgttaTTAGTTAATTCTGCTTACCAAAATATCTGTATAAATatagtgtatttatataatatatagacacacTCTTTTTTGTAGTTATagtaaagttcaaatgttgataaaattagatatttaaacaaagaataacaatttaaggtttgtgatgtaatttaaaaatacatatattatttgtgcgtacttgaaacttctaaagtatattattaaatacaaatacgataataaacattaatataaattcaattcaCCAGctaccatattaataattataataatataaataaaatataaaatattctaggcTTACAAACCTACTctgcttagaatcgtttttcgtatacaatgattttaaatcattgaattcaaatttatcaatattacagcgacccacttgtaacctactgtatagcagaccGACACCCACTtccccggtttttttttttttatattagattatcATTAAGGGATACCCGAAAAACAAACCACGACCGGCGTGTAGCCAAATTGC
Coding sequences within:
- the LOC132951293 gene encoding odorant receptor 46a-like, encoding MDIRNEMNHVFNIKLTKFIGLYQMLDPGSLKYRGRNVYHISAACILLFMCLNSVLLNVSGLYYWTDNMSISVDCFWKAEILVYLVYKMWIVVHHSNDIWDCLSITRYDFTSFSLRNRHILDRWRGRSVWLTTMCAILYSGFSAIYLGSTLAFRNNILPIKNHDGSVGFYRQNVMNLYLFVSDETYNANYNTFYIVEALYLAMMIISFIIFDIVLITLCIALCCQMQMICSAFKSVGHKSLCDSHSSIDYTDEKNKKRNKLDLVYVELKTIIMDHQAVMEKYEHFLALFRRVMLLQIFISSFSVIALWFLFIMSFSSDDKFKDMDVELKKMICPIIAILFEIYIVCYLFGHLHNQKDSIIFALYSSNWTEMDLKCKKLILLTMKMNNANQKKLKFTRTKIVNLEMFYKIMGNCYTVVSILVNYV